One region of Citrus sinensis cultivar Valencia sweet orange chromosome 6, DVS_A1.0, whole genome shotgun sequence genomic DNA includes:
- the LOC102606786 gene encoding UMP-CMP kinase 3-like isoform X1, whose product MERVASDDTKKELVQNKDSGEVSSNQSKVVYVLGGPGSGKSTQCSKIAKHLGFRHLSAGDLLEAEAESGSNDGKMIREYKKEGKLVPSEIIVKLLQKAMQESQKKDFVIDGFPRNEENLSAAENILKIEPDAVLVFDCSEEEMTRRILSRNQGRVDDKIDTIKKRLNVYSESTLPVINYYSSKGKVRKIDAGRPIEEVFDEIKGVFSELNAGQDLGRKEINI is encoded by the exons ATGGAAAGGGTCGCAAGTGATGACACAAAAAAGGAACTAGTGCAAAACAAG GATTCAGGAGAAGTCTCCTCAAATCAGAGTAAAGTTGTATATGTTTTAG GGGGACCAGGGAGTGGAAAGAGCACCCAATGTTCCAAAATCGCCAAACACTTGGGCTTTCGCCATCTAAGCGCCGGGGATCTTCTTGAAGCAGAAGCTGAGTCTGGGTCCAATGACGG AAAGATGATCCGGGAATATAAGAAGGAAGGAAAGCTGGTACCATCCGAGATTATCGTCAAGCTTCTGCAAAAGGCAATGCAGGAAAGCCAAAAGAAGGATTTTGTCATTGATGGATTTCCTCGCAATGAAGAAAATCTCTCTGCTGCTGAAAACATT TTGAAAATTGAGCCGGATGCTGTACTGGTTTTCGATTGTTCAGAAGAAGAAATGACAAGACGCATTTTGAGTAGAAACCAA GGAAGagttgatgataaaattgacaCAATTAAGAAACGGCTCAATGTTTATTCCGAATCCACGCTGCCTGTAATCAATTACTATAGCTCAAAGGGAAAGGTTCGGAAG ATTGATGCAGGGAGGCCGATTGAAGAGGTGTTTGATGAAATCAAGGGTGTGTTCTCTGAGCTAAATGCAGGACAGGACCTGGGGAGAAAAGAAATCaacatctaa
- the LOC102606786 gene encoding UMP-CMP kinase 3-like isoform X2: MERVASDDTKKELVQNKDSGEVSSNQSKVVYVLGGPGSGKSTQCSKIAKHLGFRHLSAGDLLEAEAESGSNDGKMIREYKKEGKLVPSEIIVKLLQKAMQESQKKDFVIDGFPRNEENLSAAENILKIEPDAVLVFDCSEEEMTRRILSRNQIDAGRPIEEVFDEIKGVFSELNAGQDLGRKEINI, from the exons ATGGAAAGGGTCGCAAGTGATGACACAAAAAAGGAACTAGTGCAAAACAAG GATTCAGGAGAAGTCTCCTCAAATCAGAGTAAAGTTGTATATGTTTTAG GGGGACCAGGGAGTGGAAAGAGCACCCAATGTTCCAAAATCGCCAAACACTTGGGCTTTCGCCATCTAAGCGCCGGGGATCTTCTTGAAGCAGAAGCTGAGTCTGGGTCCAATGACGG AAAGATGATCCGGGAATATAAGAAGGAAGGAAAGCTGGTACCATCCGAGATTATCGTCAAGCTTCTGCAAAAGGCAATGCAGGAAAGCCAAAAGAAGGATTTTGTCATTGATGGATTTCCTCGCAATGAAGAAAATCTCTCTGCTGCTGAAAACATT TTGAAAATTGAGCCGGATGCTGTACTGGTTTTCGATTGTTCAGAAGAAGAAATGACAAGACGCATTTTGAGTAGAAACCAA ATTGATGCAGGGAGGCCGATTGAAGAGGTGTTTGATGAAATCAAGGGTGTGTTCTCTGAGCTAAATGCAGGACAGGACCTGGGGAGAAAAGAAATCaacatctaa